DNA sequence from the Uloborus diversus isolate 005 chromosome 1, Udiv.v.3.1, whole genome shotgun sequence genome:
TCTTACATACGTATATTTAATTATGCTGCTtagtattttaatgttttaacagAAAGTAAACAAATCCTTTTGGTGAATTGTTAAGATATCGGGATCCCTTGTAATCAAAAAGAATCTGCTTGAAGCCCATTTGAGGCAGTGAACCAATCTAggcatttttcttctaaaaacacaTCTTTAAAATAGGGAGAGTCGAGgcctaaaaaaatctttaaacgctttcaaaaagaaaaaaaaatgaaagctcaTCCTCACATacataatagccgatgatcgagtaacccgcgtgtttcaacaatgaaactcgcgccacggcacgataatttgataatgtgttttggtaatgtttagcatGGAGGAAACTAAACTTtcccgtttaaaaaaattattattgagtgtttcaacactcaaatttatgattgaaagctagattaTAAGAAATTCTCCACGTGACTTgcgccgcacttttcttcgtttgtggtatcattttcttggaataattgaaaactataggaatactgaaactgtcctttctgaccgagaaaagttattttatccttttgagtgcattatgaaaagtgcttagtattttttcaaaaattctgttaTTGCATTTTTGACTATGCCACAAGCCTCAAACAATATGGAAATAATCTATTTTAGcgtatcacttgtttgtgaaccGCCAGATTCTTTTCGGATagttgagaagaaaaaaagattaatcGATCACAAATAATGCACTAACTGTCTcaatttgcaattttagtttATTGTAATTTGTTGGAATAATATCGGTGAAGCTAGAACCACTGCTAATTCCTCAACTTTTAAAGCATGCAGGTCATTAATCTCTGAAACAATTATGATGATTGATGTAAATCCTTTCCtcaaacatgttgtgaagcaaccaAAACGGTAGTCTGTAAAAAAAACCTAGCTTATGATGAAACAAATACACCGTTAGGTAGCCCAAACATACCTTAGTTCCGTTTTATACGAGTCTAGTGCTTCGAGTGATTGTCATTTACCGTTACTCGATCCTCGACGTGGTTAGCTGAAGAGACCTACCACATCTCTTTTCGTATatggaaaacttaaagctttccGCTAAAAGATATTAAATTGTGTGAGAAAAGTAACGTTTCGTAcacaaatgtataagaaaaaggaatgaaaaccaggccctggggggggggagaggaggagCACGTCCCTAAGGGGCCCAACGGCTcaagaatttgaagaaaaaaaatgaaaatgactaacactaagacttattaacgttgtaaATATGTACTGCTGGTCTCTGGAGCTGGTCTCCACATATTTTTtgtaagggggggaggggggcaacatttatagatccgggcctcaTGAACACTTTCAAGTTctatattttaaagcttgaatatgttaaatatgtacttaaagtaccaataaataactttattaacTACATAAAGATGATTTTAGGGTTTTCTAACTGGATCTAGTCAGATATTATTCAAGTATCAAAAAAGTAgcagggatatgtatgttatctccattaagcgccaagtctccctttttgggaccataccatataTCGTAACCtaaagtattttcaatgtggttcatgCAGTGGTGTTAAATGgatcaaaataaatgaatcataTTAAGATtgatatccattttttaaaaatagaaggatatataccaactgaatgtacatttactttgaAGATTATCACTTCAATTCAGGTTACTAAATgttagcagtgcataggaaagaaaACCAATattggcttgtgtcaaatcaaacatttttgttgcaaaaacttcttctctggcttaagggaagcatgcacatgaAGTCATTAGaatttgacttaaaatatattttaaattttggttgtcaaaagcTTTGTCTagttgaaagatgttactttCAGTGGGTAGAAGTAAATTTGTGTCTCTTTTTGGGTTTTTGGAGGAATGATGGATGCTATTTAGTGGTGCGTCAGTTTTGCTAGTCAGTTTGGCACATGTACTCATAGtccctaatgtgttgtgcaatgtgtaaccagtttgatttctgatacttttgcagcaacaatattatatCGGTTCTACAATTGATTCGAATCCTCCAGAATctactgttacatttttaaaagaaaaaaaaaaatatgtttggtcATCACAATCACATATTGCGACTGTAGAGCATTGTcccattttttatggtccctttgaatcatcgggttaatgttcctttttatgtGACTATAagtcgtaaaatcaaaactgcataccgtctgatgaaacagcaataatctcgatatttttttccatgcaacattctaaatttttatttccctaaaatacattttcaacatCAAGATGtatgatttaacattaatttatgtaaaattgcctactttaaattaacattaattgtgtttcttatgatgatggaATTTGTATGTAATCTGAAAGTGAAAATTAAAGTGGCTTTCCAGTTCTATTGTGCCAATTACgagatcacaaggtgtcatacactgagTTATCAGGTGctaattactggtgattttggtaactttttatacatatatttttataaaaatatcttttcaaatatttttgctttgagtgaactaaatagatgcacagatgtgcattctttgataaaaaatatttacaaataaatatttctgttaaaagaaatgaaaacagaggtaagtttaagggcAAACTCTTTAGGTGCCATTTACTGGGGTTGTTACCCTacaatcgtctgcgcatatctttatgtagaaacatcaagtactccgaatttctccgtcaaaaactgaatacataaagtAAATCTTTAcagtgaaaatacaaaaaaataatattaaaaactagctgcgtcgcccggctttgcacggtccagctcgaaaataaaagttatttctaatgacgcgagttcaacactcaggcttgaaccaaaaaaaagtcagtgaaattttgcggcagattgcggaaaacctccaaaaaataaaccttttaaaccccctgattacaggaaaagcctcaaaacaaaaacaagaattttacctgttcatattcgagaaaaaaaagtggcaacagatcttttatctcaatgattttcttcaccctatacattttaataaaagcgttgttgcggaaagttgagatgaagctctgaataataatttgaatggaggaaagccttcgaaaaaaaagggattttatgtcgaaatccaagcttcataattaatagtttttaatttatatctccactaattattaccGGAGGAATATGTTAAATAGCAAAACATGAAGACGGGTAGATTActaatctatcgatacctggttcgatggtcagttcactgttgttcgggagaagaagcttgaacatacatagatacatagatacgctcagtttttattatataagagataattatttcacagtaaaaaccatggctgcggagtccgAGTGAGAGTAAATTAGATTTGGGGATGAAAGAGTcagattcgagagccgaaagtttttaattcaagccccaaaattctcggagtcgaagtcgggaatAGGTCGTCGAGAggtattttcaacaaaatttgtttgaagtaaatccgattttaagttcggaatctatattgacttccaGTTTCCCTGTAGCCGCGCCAATGTttagagatttgaactgttcaaaattgaacggaaagttgttcaaatcaaaatgatattttgatacaatgttcttcatcaaaagctttttcctacaaagtttatttgaagccACTTCACCTCTAAGTTCAGgatttatttttgccttgaatttccccgtaggcgggAGCTAAACTAAAAAAACTGTaaactaaaaaaactttttaaaactgttcaaaattgaatgaaaaattgtttaaaccaAGAAgggaaatatgggaatgagatgtcctcgccgagatctttcgaacaaaaaaaaattcttcgaatcggactattcactcaaattTATtcggggggacagacagacagaccgacagaaattttcccccatctcactaccctactttccaatttcgATAGGGGAGAGTCTTGTACCTTGGGACATTTGTACCTTGAGACACTGCTAATTCCTTTTATTTACTCCAGATCAATGGGATATTCTTAGTTAATAAATTGGGAAATGTTTTAACGTTCTCCAATATATTAAAAATAGgagttcaatattttattgaaattcttACTAAGtgaactttcctttaaaaaaaacattctaccagtaaaaaatgttattCATATGGATGGAATGCGTCACTAGAATGTGCATGATGTATTTAAATGAAATCTTGGAAGGGAAGCGTTCCACTCATGAAGTTCTATTCTTCACTGATAAGGCAGACAAATGCATAACAGACTAAATGAAAGACTTCGAGCATATCAACCTTCACGCAGAAATGCGTGAAGTTTCTTAGAATGCAAAGTAGTTCTTCGAAAGATTGCGGGCCACGCCTTAAAACAGCCGAAGAGCgagaagaatattttaataacaATCAATTCTCACATATATAAAAAGCCAGTGCCAGCCATCCCGTGTCACTGGTTCCCTCAACTCCAGCATCTGCACTGGCAACATGAGTCTTCCATCAGTAGCAATCATCTTCTTCATGGGCTTCGTTGCCCTCGCCTTGGCTGAGCCTGTCCCGTTCCTCAGCAACCAAATCCTGCTGGAATCTCCAAAACCTTACGAGTTTGGTTATGAATTTGGAGATGGATTCGGAATGACCCAACACCGACGAGAATCCTCGGATGGATCAGGACTCGTGCAAGGGAGCTATGGCTACTTGGATCCTCTCAAGGTTTACAGAAGAGTGGAATACAAAGCCGATGCCAATGGATACAGAGCCATCATTCGAAGTAACGAACCAGGTTTGGGCAGCCATAATGCAGCTGATGCCACCTATGTGGTAGAACCACCCCCACCAGCAGCTCTTGCTCCAAAAGTAGCAGTTTTCCCCGTGGTACAAGCTCTCAAATAATGGACCACAGTGTTGACCTTTGAGGAGGATGATTGTTTCGATGAAGGCCTGGACATACACACTCCCAATAAGTGATTTTAACA
Encoded proteins:
- the LOC129217825 gene encoding cuticle protein-like; protein product: MAFLSVLIAFSMAIIALSAAEPVLVSPFLSNQVLLESPKPYEFGYDFGDGLGMTQQRQESADGSGSVQGSYSYLDPLGVVRKVEYKADADGFKATIHSNEPGLSSHNAADAAYLVQPPPPAALLPKVAVLAPIVPCQPSRVTGSLNSSICTGNMSLPSVAIIFFMGFVALALAEPVPFLSNQILLESPKPYEFGYEFGDGFGMTQHRRESSDGSGLVQGSYGYLDPLKVYRRVEYKADANGYRAIIRSNEPGLGSHNAADATYVVEPPPPAALAPKVAVFPVVQALK